The stretch of DNA GAGACAGATTCAAGAGTGCAAAAGTCTCACAAGGAATTTGCTACTGGTAGATATATGAATTAATGTTGATTAGGTGGATGTATTTGAATGGGACACATTCAGTTGGTAAGAATGTATTATCTGAGCTGCTCTGGAGTCTTGAGTGACAGATATTTTGTTTGAATTGGACCATTGTTAGTGTACTGTGCATTTCTGGAGCTCTGAAGTAACTATTACTTGAGGCCCACTCCAAAGTCAACAAAATCAGCACTCGTATTTCGCGTTGAAATGTGGATATCTCAAATATCTGTACTGCCAATATCTTGAAGATGAATATTAGTTGATTAGTTGATGCTTTTAAACCAATTCACACAAGTCTTGCGATTTCATTGGTCCCGTGACACCGAGAAGTGACCCACAGCGGGAATTCCTTTCAACAAATGTCAACAAAATCTGTTAACAAATCCGTCAGCCAAACAGAGTCCACACATCTATCGTCTGAGAGACCTCTCACGACACTGAAACACATCACCAGACCCTGTATCTCGGGAGGCGAACACCCTGAAATCGGAAACAGTGGAATCTCGGGTACTTCCAGCTATTTAGAATGCTCAGAGTTGCACATTGAGTAACTGCCCTGTGATGGCACGCACGGGGAGGTCTGTCGGAACTGTATAGGACATTGAAGTTCTTGTACTAGTAAATGTCGATTTATGAAGAATCAATCGTCTTGatgtgtcacgtgaccagtCTATCTGAGCCTTTGGATAAATTTCTGTCCCTGGAATGTTCTCTGAGGTCTAGAGTATATGTCCTCAATTTAGACGGGGTAATACGCATTGTTAAGAAGAGACCGAAACGGGTCAGAATGCGATCCAATGGTTAGAGAAAGCGCAAATAATGATCGTTTTTCATTTCTGACGATTAAGTGGTTACTCGTGGGATTTTTGGAGTGCTTTGAAGAACAATTATCATGACGTCACCATCAATAATCATGCTCGTATTCGTattcgtactcgtattcgtaTTCGTATAGTTGTACCTCTAATATGCACAATTATATTCCATCGGCTTTGCGAGTGGCGCCTCAGtagttacaagtacttgtgAGCAGTACTTTGACCTTGGAAATCGTTGGCTCGTGACCATAGCACGTCTGATTACCTAATCAAGTCCAATCAATCTGGTGTCTAGTATACAGTAGATGCAAGTGTCATGACGTTCCCCAGATACAAAGTTCCCTTCTTCTGTGTCAGGCAGGTGGAACTCTGGCAGCGATTTGTCCGGTTGAGTATAGACGCGGTGGTACAGTGGAACTACTGAATAGAACCGTTGGTTGGAGTCCTTAATAAATGCTCCGCAAGTCCCATAGCTACACTTGAAGTTACGCAATAGCAGAAGAAATTGTAGTTGTATAACAAGCTACAAAGAGGTGTAGATAGATTCGGTTTATAACACTTTTCGATACAGTTTTCATTCCACTTGATCATGTCTGGCTTCAGCTCTGTCGTCGTACACTATGGTTCCTTTCTGGGGTGGTTTTAACCGAGGACTTTAGGAGCTCTAGATCTGAGGGACATGATCTGATTGGTAGAGTGATTCATGTGATGTTAATTCATGTTTCCCGTTTGATCTTTCTCCTCCGTGATCATTTTCGACTTTCGAGACTAGGACGCATTGTTAGTGCCCACTGGTAGTCACTGATTATGCTGCTTGTGGTTCCTGGAAGTGACTTAGTAAATATCTTCTATAAGAAGAATGACATTCGCTTACCAATCAGCAGTTTCCCAGTTTCCTACGTACCAATGCCATGCCAGTGTGTAAAGGTGACTAGTACAGCACCCTGAGAGCAGCGGAAGGTCGGAATCACTCACCATCCCACCAACTCACATTCCTCCGGTACCAGTCGACCGTCCTCGTCAAACCGTCCTCAAATGATACCTTCTGTTCCCACCCCAACTCCCGAATCTTGTCGTCGTTCGTTCTGTATGCGGAATCGTTGTACGGACGATCAGACACAAATTGGGGCCCCTGATCGTACCCCAGCATTCCACCCAACGTCTCAAACACGCACCTGTTGcttttttcctccttgCTCCCAACATTGAACACCtggcccttgagctcgtcgaaATGGTTGTATGTCAGTTGCACAGCGTTCACGCAGTCATCTGCGTAAATGTATCTCCTTCTGTGTTCTCCCGAGCCCTGCAGCATGCACTTGTCGCCCTTTAACATGGCCAGACAAAACGCAGGAATGATTTTTTCCGGATACTGGTATTCTCCGTACACGTTGTTGAAACGTAGAGTGACGCACTCCAGACCGTAAGACTTTGTGTAGGCGGAAATGAACATTTCGGCAGCTGCCTTGGACGCTGCGTACGGGTTGGAAGGGCATAGTGGCGAAGTTTCCAGGTCTTCGGTGCCAGTTAGATCAGCCTGATCTCCGTAGATTTCGTCTGTCGAGATGTAGATCAATTTTGGGAGGTTTTGTTCTCTTATTTCTGTGTCCGTTTCTCTCGCGTTGCGTGTCATTTCTTCCAGTAACGTCTGTGTGCCCAACACGTTTGCGGTCGTCACCTGAATCGGAtccgagtacgagcactcAACATGACTCTCGGCTGCGGCGTGAATGACGGTGGCAATATCGTAGGTGTCGAAGACCCGACGGAGTTCCTGGGCGTCGCAAATGTCCACGTGTACAAACGCTTGCAGTTCTGCGTCCTCTAGGTTCTTTTTGCGACCGCTGTACCTCAGGGCATCCAAGCAGACGACTTTTTCCGTCAGGGCAAAATGCCGTGATATCCACGATCCTCTGGGTTAGAAGGCTCAATAGTGGCGAGACAATGGGATACTCACATGAATCCCGCTCCTCCAGTCACTAGGATGCTCATTTCATGTTGTTGACAGAGTGTGGGGAGTGGTGATGTAGCTGCTTGTACAGGTGCATGGTGTGCGAACGTGCATATTTAACTAAATGATAGCCCTGGGGGAAAATGAGGACCATATATACGTTACTGTAGGATGAGATAGAAAGGAGTGAAccaaataaaaaaaattgagaAGAATCTTATGAGTCGAATGATACAAAAATCATGATGAATGGACAGATTGAGATACTCTTTGCGGACTCCATATCTACCAGAGTATAGTTAGGTTTACTTGAGAAATTAGTTAAGTTCTGGGTCCATTAGTCCTGGTCACTCTACGGTGATATCAGCAGCTAGCAAACACGAAGGAGGCTCATTAAACAGAATATTAGGGAATTTTATGACTTAGTTACTAGTTTACGACTTATTTACGACTTATTTGACAGGATGCTACACTAGATTCTACTGTCATTATCTTTTACTGCTCACAATTCCACTCTGTTATCCATCACCAAGCTTCTATC from Yarrowia lipolytica chromosome 1D, complete sequence encodes:
- a CDS encoding uncharacterized protein (Compare to YALI0D25080g, uniprot|Q96VM0 Yarrowia lipolytica dTDP-glucose 4 6- dehydratase), translated to MSILVTGGAGFIGSWISRHFALTEKVVCLDALRYSGRKKNLEDAELQAFVHVDICDAQELRRVFDTYDIATVIHAAAESHVECSYSDPIQVTTANVLGTQTLLEEMTRNARETDTEIREQNLPKLIYISTDEIYGDQADLTGTEDLETSPLCPSNPYAASKAAAEMFISAYTKSYGLECVTLRFNNVYGEYQYPEKIIPAFCLAMLKGDKCMLQGSGEHRRRYIYADDCVNAVQLTYNHFDELKGQVFNVGSKEEKSNRCVFETLGGMLGYDQGPQFVSDRPYNDSAYRTNDDKIRELGWEQKVSFEDGLTRTVDWYRRNVSWWDGE